The DNA region GGGGTAATTCCTGCTTGAGCGAGATCCGCTTTTTCGTCATGGTTTACCGCCTTGGTTCACCAGTTCTGGTCTGCTCGCATCAAGTGCTTTGACGCCTTCATCGCCTAGCACCGCGTGCACATACGAATGCCGGTCCAACATTTCTCGGGCAGCATTATCAGACAGCTCCACCAGCGGGCCGGCAAAAATCGTGAGCAATAATCCAACGCCGACCAGGCCCGCAGTGGGTCCGACCATCATCTTCGGCAGCGCAAGTGATTTGCGTTGCGCTTTGAGCGCGCTTTGCGTTTTGATCTGGCCGGGCTCCGCGTCGGTACCAGCCAAAAGCACCGGCTCCGGATTTTCTGCCTCTTCTGGACTGCGCCAAAATGCTCGATTCCAAACGCGGGCGATGGCTAGGAGAGTCAGCAATGAAACCGCGACGCTGCCACCCACAAGAACCCAAGCAAGCGGAGTGCCCAAGGCAGATCCGGCCTGTAGCAGGCCCAATTTGCCCAAGAAACCGGAGAAAGGAGGAATGCCAGCAAGGTTCATTGCCGGAATAAAGAACAACACGCCCAGTATTGGCGAGAGTTTAGCTAACCCGCCTAAGCGATCAATCGAGGTGGTGCCACCGCGCCGCTCTATAAGACCCGTGACCAGGAAGAGGCTCGTTTGAATCGTAATGTGGTGCACTACGTAATAGACCGCAGCTCCCAGGCCCAGTTTGGACGATATTGATAGGCCAAACACCATGTAGCCAATATGGCTAACCAAAGTAAAGGAGAGCAGACGTTTAATATCCGTCTGCGCAATCGCACCTAATATCCCGACCACCATGGTCAGAAGAGCCACCACCATTAAGAAGTCATTGAGCGTGTCTCCCGGGAATAATAAGGTCTCAGTTCGGACCATCGCATAAACGCCGACCTTGGTCAGCAATCCAGCGAACACCGCGGTAACCGGGGCAGGGGCGGTTGGGTAAGAGTCTGGTAGCCAAAAACTTAGCGGGAACACCGCAGCTTTGATGCCGAAAGCGATCAAGAGCATTAGGTGCAGCATGGTCTGCGTGCCCTGGTCTAGGTTGGCTAGTTTGACGGCAAGGTCGGCCATATTGATGGCCCCGGTTGCACCATAGATCATCGCAATGGCAATCAGGAACAGCAGCGACGAAACCACGCTGACCACTACATACGTGACCCCTGCCCGGACCCTTGGCCCGGTCCCACCTAAGGTCATCAGGACATAGCTCGCGGTGAGCAAAATCTCGAATCCCACGTAGAGGTTGAAAAGATCGCCGGAAAGAAAAGCATTGGAGACGCCGGCCATCAAAATCAAGTAGGTCGGGTGGAAGATCGACACCGGGCCTTCTGCATCGCCGTCGGCCGCGCCCTGACCCGTAGCGTAAATCAAGACGGCCAGGCCAACTACTGAAGAGACCACCAACATCAGCGAAGAGAACTGGTCTACCACCAGGACCACTCCCCACGGTGGCAACCAACCGCCCAAATTGACCGCTACCGTGCCACCATTCCAAACTTGCGCTAACAAGCTAAGTTCTAACAGCAGGGTTATGGTCAGCACGCCAATGCTTACGGCTTGTTGTGCTTTGGGGTGCCGAATCAGTAAAAAGGCTACGGCCGCGCCGAGAAACGGCAAGATAATTGCCAGCGGCGTAAGCGATGCGAGTGTGAGGTTCATGGTTTCTTCCCCCACTTATTTGATTTGCTCGATTGTTTGCTGATCGGGACGTCGAATTCAGTGGTCTCCAGCGGGATTTCCACATCCTCTTCAGCGTCGAAGCTGGGCTGGTTTGCCACCTTCCGGTCTTCGTCGTCGTCCTGAACTTCATCCCGGCGGGCCAGCACCCACGTCCGGTAGATGATGCCGAGCATAAACGCGGTAATCGCGAAAGAAATCACAATCGAAGTCAAGATCAGCGCCTGCGGCAGCGGATCGTTGTAGCTTTCGGCTGGCACTGATTTGCCAAAAAGCGGCGCGAGGCCGGCATACCCGCCAGTTGTCAGCAGCAGCAGATTGGTGCCGTTGGCCAGCAACATCAATCCCATCAGCACTCGGGTCAAACTACGTTCAAGTAACAAATAAATTCCGACGGCGTAAAGCACGCCCATCACTAAAAGCAAGGTCAGGTTGACGGTCATTCGGCCACCACCATGTCGTCACGACGTTCTTCTTCTCGCTCATCGATCTCAGCACCCAAACTGCGCAAAACATCGAGCACTAGGCCAACCACAATCAAGTAGACGCCAATATCGAACACTGTTGAGGTAACAAATTTAATATCGCCAAAGATCGGTAGCGAGAAGCTCCAAATTGCGGTTTGGAAGACCTGCCCGCCAAAGAACAACGGCGCAATTCCGGAAAGCGCTGCAGTGCCCAACCCGGTGCCCAGTAAAGCCCCAGCACTAATCGGCGTAGCCTCGGCCAGTTCTGCTCTGCCGCCGGCCAAATAACGCAACGTCAAAGCGAGGCCGGCCATCAAACCACCAGCAAAGCCGCCACCGGGGAAGTTGTGTCCGGCGAGCAGCAAATACACCGAGAAGATAATCATCGAGTGGAAAAGCAACCGGGTGATCACTTCGAAGATGATTGATCGCCGTTCTGGCGCAAGGGTTCGGCCAGCTACCAGCCAAGCGTCCCGGCCAACCGTGGCGAACTTGCGGGCTAACCGCAGCGCCGCGACGTCACGCGCGCCATCTGTCGAGCCGTGATGCCTGCGGCCAATGCTGCCAGTTTCCAGCGTGACCGCTCTAGGCAGCGCGTCTCCGCGATTGCGCACAAAGATCAAGCTGGCAACGCCAGTCGCGGCAATGGCCAATACCGAAATTTCGCCGAAAGTGTCCCAAGCACGCAAATCCACCAGCGTCACGTTGACGATGTTGAGCCCACCGCCGATGTCATAGGCAAGTTTGGGGAACTCTAGCGATATCGGCGCATCCACGCGCGCACCAAGCGCGATGAGTGCCACCACAACCATCGTGGCACCAAAGGCAATACCAATGAGCATCCGAATAAAACGGTGCGAACCCCTGGTCCGGTCTCGCAGCTCCGGGGGCAAGGAACGCATAGCCAAAACAAAAGCAACCAAAATGATTGATTCAACAAACATCTGCGTCAGCGCCAAATCGGGCGCACCCTGGAACGCGAAGATCAAGGCAATGCCATACCCGGTAACCGAGACCATTAACACGGCAAGGAAGCGCTTATTTGCCCTTGCCGCCGCGACCGCACCAATAATGATGACGACGGCGGCAACCAGCTGCGCAGGCGAGCCGGGGTCGAAGAAATACACTTCGGGGAACGGTCTGCCGCTCATCAGAACTGCAACGATATTCACACCGACCGTGGCCGAAAGGATCACGGCAAGGTAGAAGAACAAGGAACCACGCTGAGTGCGTCCAGTTACCCAGATTGCGACGTCGTCGATCGCGCCGATGATGTTTCGGTAACCCTTTTCGGCATCAATAAGCGGGTAAATCTTGTCTTGTGCCCGTTCGATCCGCTCACGGAAAACGAAAAGCAGCGCGCCAACGCTCAGGGTCAGTACGCTCAGCCAAAGTGCAAGATTGAAGCCGGAAAACAAGCTGAGATAAGGGTCCTTTTCACCGGAAGTCAAAAATTTATTGCTGTACGGTTCAATCCAACTCTGCACCGGGACAAACCAAATTCCCGCCACAACGGTGAGCACGGCAAGAATTGCTGGCGCCGCAAGAAACTCGGTAGAGACTTTGCCAAATGCGGTGGCCATTCCCTTGGATTTCCGTGCGAATCCGCCCCACCAGAACCTTGCGCTGTAAGCGACGGTGAGCATTGAACCAATGACTGCGCCGGCTACCACCCAAGGATTCTCAAAGTTGATCAAGGCCTGGTAAACCGCTTCTTTCGCCACGAAGCCAGCCATCAGCGGCACTCCGGCCATCGAAGCAGCACCAATTGCGGCAATCACGCCGAGCACCCGTGACGCCCGGAAGACGCCAGAAAGCTTCCTAATATCTCGAGTTCCGGTCTGATGATCGATGATGCCAACCACCAAGAATAGGGTTGCCTTAAACAGTCCGTGCGCGAGCAAAAGCGCCATACCAGCAAGTGCCCCAGCGGGTGTGCCAAGGCCGACCACAAGCGTCAGGAACCCCAACTGGCTCACGGTTCCATAGGCCAAAATCAACTTCAAATCGTTCTGGCGCAACGCTCGCCAGCCGCCCACCAGCATGGTGCCCAAGCCCAACACGATCACGGTTGGTTGCCAGAACGGGGTGTGCGCAAAAGCCGGCGCCAGCATCGCGATCAGGAAGATGCCGGCCTTAACCATGGCCGCAGCATGCAGATAAGCGCTAACGGGTGTTGGCGCTGCCATTGCGCCAGGTAGCCAGAAGTGGAATGGGATCAATGCGGATTTACTGACCGCACCGATCAAAATCAAGAACACGCCGATGTCTACCAACGTTCCGGTGGGTACGTGGTTCAGAATTTCGGAGATCTGATACGTTCCGGCCGCTTGGCCCAGCATGATGATGCCGACCAGCATGGTCAGGCCGCCAAAGGTGGTCACCATAAGCGCCTGAAGCGCAGCTCGCCGCGCGGCGATTCTGGTTCTCGAGTAACCGATCAGCAGGTAGGACAAAACCGTAGTCAGTTCCCAAAAGATGAAGAGCAAGATCAGATCGTCGGCAGCAACCAAGCCAAACATGACCCCAGCAAACGCTAGGAGCTGCGCACCGAACCCGGCGCCGTGCGCCCGGAAGGCGCCGTCGTCAGTTTTGAAATATCTTGCACAATAGGCCAGTACCAAAGCGCCAACGCCAAGGATTAACAGCGAAAGCAACCAAGCGAGGTCGTCCAACTGGAAAGAGATATTGAGGCCGAAATCCGAGATCCAGGAGAAACTCTCCATGGGCGGTTTGCCATCTTCGATCGCATCGTATTGCGCAAGGAGCCAAATAAATGAGCCAGCGGGTACCGCGGCCAGCACGTAGAACGCGTTGCGTCCCAACCAACGGAAGAAAAATGGCGCTATCAACGCCACCACAAAGTGGGCGGTGAGGATAGTTAGCACGATCGGCTCCGTCTGCTGGATTCGGTCGGGTTTGGTTATTCAGTCTATCAATTTTCATCCGCATATTTTCCTCTCGCCTCGGTTTTGCATTGGCTGGTAGCATTCACGGTATGACCGGACTCACAATGCCCACCGGAGTTGACTCACCCGCCCCCAGCACTAAGCGACAGATTGTTGCTTGGGCTGCCTGGGATTGGGGTTCGGCCGCCTTCAACGCGGTGATGACCACCTTCATCTTCACCGCGTTTTATCTCACCACCGATATTTTTGGCGGTGCAGATCACGCCTCGCAGGTGCTCGGACTGGCATTGGGCGTGGCCGGAATTCTGATGGCGCTGCTCGCGCCAGTCGCGGGCCAACGAACCGACCACAGCGGCCGACGTCGGCTCTGGTTGGGCATCAATACGCTGATTGTGGTGCTACTGACCGCGAGCTGCTTCTTTGTGTTGCCAGACCCAGCGTATTTGCTACTCGGCTGTGCTCTTTTAGCTGCCGGACACGTATTTTCTGAGCTAGCCTCGGTCAATTACAACGCGATGCTGTTACAGATTTCGACGCCGAAGACGATAGGCAAGATTTCCGGCATCGGCTGGGCATCGGGCTACTTAGGCGGCATCGTGCTCTTGGTGGCGTTGTACTTTGGCGTACTTTCGCCCGGGGTGGACTTTTTCGGTTTGGATGAAAACACCAAATACCGAGCGGTAGCTTTGATTTCCGCAGCCTGGATTGCGGTTTTCTCAATTCCGGTCCTTTTGGCGGTGCCGGAAAATCCGCGTGATTCGGTTGCACCCAAAGTTGGCTTTTTTGCTTCCTAAATATGCAGCTGTTTCGGACCATTGCTCGGCTCTGGCGAGGTGAACGGCACACACTCTACTTTTTGATTTCCAGCGCAATATTCCGCGACGGGCTGGCAGCCATTTTCACCTTCGGTGCGGTGATCGCCGTCGGAACTTTCGGTTTCGCCAAAGGAGACGTGTTGATCTTCGCGATCGCGGGCAATGTCGTGGCCGCAATCGGCGCGTTTTCGGCCGGCTATTTCGATGACAAGCTCGGACCCAAAACGGTGATTGTGATTTCGCTGGTTGGCCTGCTGGTCTCCGGCGTGGTGCTGTTCTTTAGCTCCGGAAAGACGATTTTCTGGATATTTGGCCTGTTACTTTGCCTGTTTTTGGGGCCCGCCCAGTCCTCGGCACGGACCTTCGTGGGGCGCCTCGCGCCGGCTGCTGTACGGGCTGTACGCAACGACGGGTCGAGCGGCGTCGTTCATCGCGCCCATGCTGTTCGCAGCCTTCATAGCCTGGTTCGGCACACAGCGCTGGGGAATTTTGGGCATCATGATCGTGCTCCTCGCCGGTCTAGCACTGTTGCTCCCGGTCAAATCCCCCACCCGAACCTAACCCCTCCCCGTCTCCCCTCCCACCTCCCGTCGAGTGTCGACGGTAGGTGGGAGGGGTGTTAGGCAGATCTTTTCCAGCCACGCTCGAGCAGCAAGCGCCGAATCATTTGCGCCACTCCGGGATATCCCCGATCTCGGGTCATCTCGCGAGTCACCTTTATCGTGATCCATCCTGCACGGGCCGTTTCTAAATCGCGACGAGCATCTCTAGCCTGCTGTTCGACGCTTAGGTGATGGCCGCCGTCGTACTGGATGGAGATTCGATACTGGCGATACGCCAAATCGGGCCAAGCGATTTCAGTGCCGCTTGAATCAAAAATAACCAGTCCCATCTCCGGTTCAGGTGTCCCGGAATCGACCAGAGCCAGCCGCAAATACGTTTCTGGTGGCGAGTCCGCACCCACCCGGATTGCGTCGAGGGCCAGGCGCGCCAATCTGATGCTGCGCGCACCCTTGTGATTTTCAATGATTTGGGCAAGATCCGACGTCGAACAAAGCGCAGTTCTCGCCGGACCGAAACTCCGCTGATACTGACAGACCATGGCATCACCCATCGCCACTAGCTCTGCAAAACTCAAGAGCCCAGCGAGATCTAGCCAGGTTCGCGCCGGCGAAGTGACCGCTAGCCCATAAAGGTCGGTAATCTCAGACGCACGCAGCCGCAACCTATGTGCTCGCACGCCCGCCCGCAGAATGGAGCTACTGGGCGAAAGCTTTGCGACGTGGATTTGCCGCTCCGATTGAACCCACCCCGGAATTGGTAACTTCCAAAGCTTCGCCGCTGAGCCATGACAAAGGACAGCTCGCGGCGTCACCTTGAGAATAGGAGCAACGACCGACGCAAAATCCTGCTGCACACCCCACGGAACACGAATACCGCGGCTGGCAGTGAGCAAGTCCTTACGCCTGGTTCTCGCTCTGCTAACACCCAGTTCCGCCGCTTCCGAAGTGGAAAATGACCTCTCTCGAATTTCCGCCGGCAATTGTTCAGGAGAATTCATTTCTCCATCGTGGAAGAAAAATCAGTCCGCCATGACGTTATCCACAGGGTAGAACTCCCCATCCTGCGCCGAGTGTCGACTTGTGGCTGGTTTTGACGCCGAAAACCAGCCACAAGTCGACACTCGGCGGGGGAAGGCGGAGAGGGCGGGGGGGGTTAGATTTCGGTGCGGTGGAAGTTTTGGTGGCTTCGCGACGCCGTTGGGCCGCGCTGGCCTTGGTATCGATTTCCGTATGCTCCCGAACCGTAGGGGTGCTCAGCGGGCGAGGAAAGTTGGAAGAAGCAGAGCTGACCAATTTTGGAACCGGGCCAAAGCTTGATCGGCAGCGTAGCCATATTAGAGAGCTCCAGCGTTACGTGCCCAGAGAATCCTGGGTCGATAAAACCAGCCGTCGAGTGCGTCAAAAGTCCCAACCGGCCCAGCGAGGACTTGCCTTCCAAGCGAGCAGCGACGTCGTCGGGCAAGGTTACGGCCTCATATGTGGAGCCCAGGACAAACTCACCAGGATGCAAAATAAAGGGCTCATCCGCAGCAACTTCGACCAGTCGAGTCAGCTCGGGCTGCTCCTCGGCCGGATCAATGTGCGCATATTTGTGGTTGTCGAAAAGCCGGAACAGCTTGTCGATCCGCACGTCCACGCTTGACGGTTGCACCATAGACGGCTCGAAGGGATCCAGCACAATGCGGCCAGAGTCGATTTGGGTTCGGATGTCGCGGTCGGAGATCAGCACCCTAATAAAATAGCCTACTTATCCCCGGTCATCCTCAGCGTCCGCAGCGCCTTGGCTAATCTCGGTGCGCACCGCGAACAGTTCTGGGAAGAAAGTCAGCTCCAGGGCGCGCTGCAAGAAGCCGACGCCGGAGGATCCACCAGTACCGGTCTTCATCCCGATCGTGCGCAGAACCGTCTTCATATGCCGGAACCGCCAGAGCTGAAAGTTATCCTCCAAGTCCACCAGCTCTTCGCAAGCTTCGTACAGATCCCAATACTTTTCGGTATTTTCATAGATCTTTCGGTAGAGCTGCACCAAATCTTCAGAAAACACGTGCGCCTCGGAAACATCCCGATCCAATAGCGCTGCCGGCACATCGAATCCGCGACGCGCAAGCAGCCGGATGAATTCGTCATAAATACTGGTCTCGCCTAGCAAACCGCTAAGTAACTGCTCTGCGGCCGGATCGGCCTTGAAGACTTTGATCATGCCAGCGTTCTTGTTGCCCAATAAGAACTCGACGGCGCGGTATTGATAGGAATGGAAGCCCGAGGATGCGCCCAAATCACCGCGGAATTGTGTGTACTCAGTGGGCGTCAGAGTGGCCAATACGCTCCACTGCTCGGTGAGCGAGCGCTGTATGTGCTTGATTCGGGCGATGCATTTCATCGCCATGCGCAGATCGTTCTGCTGCAAGGAGGATCTCACCGTTCGCAGCTCGTGCAAGACCAGTTTGAGCCACAGTTCGGAGGTTTGGTGCTGGATGATGAACAGCATCTCATCGTGGTGTTCGGGCGAACTCACCGGGTGCTGCGCAGAAAGCAGCTCGTCCAGCGCAAGGTAACCTCCGTAGCTCATTTTGTCCCGGAAATCGGTTTCAATACCCGTCTCAAGACTTCTGGTGTTCTTCTCTACGCTCACGCGTCAAGGTTACGCTGCCGGGCCCCTCCAAGCCCGCAGCGCCGCATCTCTTGACAGCTCGGATTCAAGGATCTACATTTAACATATTCGTTAATTAACGAATATGTTAAATGTAGAAAGGGTCAGATGGCTACCGACCAGCTCAGTACGGTCTTCCAAGCTCTGGCTGATCCAACTCGACGCGCAATTTTGGCCAGGCTTTCCGACGGCGATGCAAACGTTTCAGAATTAGCAGAGCCTTTCGAAATTAGCCTGCCCGCAATCTCGCGGCATTTAAAAGTTCTTGAAGCTGCAGGGCTGATCTCCAGGGGTCAAACCGCACAGTGGCGCAGCGCAAAATTGGAACCGATCGCGCTCGAGGAAGCATTCGAGTGGATGGCACCGTACCGGCAAATCTGGGACACCAGACTTGGCCGGCTGGAAAAACACTTGAAAACCGTTCAAGAAATGCAGGAAGAAAAATGACTGAAATCGGCACCGAACTTGTCATTGAACGAATCTTCGATGCACCGCGTGAGTTGGTCTACCAAGCCTTGTCGACGAAGACCAGATTGCGCAGTGGTTTGGACCGGTCGGCGTCGAAATCGACCGAAGCACCGTGAGCGTCGATGCCCAAACTGGCGGGCACCAGCGCCTGATGATGCGTGGTCGCGCCGATCAAGGCGACTGGGCTGGCTTCGAATGTGCCGTTGACCGCAACTTCACCGACGTCGTCGAAAATGAACTCATCGTCGGCACCGAAGAGATATTTGGTCCAGACGGATCCGCACTCATGAACACCCGCTTCGAGTTCCACGACGCGCCCGAGAACAAAACTAAATTGATCATTCGCCAAGGGCCGCTGACGGAATCCCTCGCTGGCCAAAATCGATACGGCTGGGAAAGCTCATTCACCAAACTTGATGTCCTACTGACTGCCGCCGCCTAGACCCCCAGCACCGCCTGGTGACAGACCGGTCATCAGATTCGGCTACACTTGATCTACGGATTCGCTAGAATCCATAGTGCGGGCGTAGCTCAATGGTAGAGCGCTAGCTTCCCAAGCTTGATACGCGGGTCCGATTCCCGCCGCCCGCTCCACTGTGCGAAATTCCCCCCCCCCCCCCTTGGGGGGGAATCGCAATCCCGCTGATAATCAGCGAAGACCTCTTCAGAGCAATTTCATTCTTCCTTCCAGGAGATTCCCATGAGCTCAAGCCCCAATGTTCCTGTCAAAACTCACACCCTAGACGTCGACGGCGCCAGCCTGCACTACGAAGTGCGCGGCCAAGGCCCACTGCTGGCGCTGATCGGCGCACCGATGGACGCAAACGCCTTCACGCCAATGGCCGAGCTACTTGCCGCCGACCACACCGTGCTCACGGTAGATCCACGCGGCGTTCAGCACAGTACCGTGCAGGACGCCAACCAAGATTCGACGCCGGAAATTCGCGCCGAGGACCTTTCACAACTGATCACGGCCGTCGACGCCGGCCCCGCGATCGTTTTCGGCTCCAGCGGCGGCGCGGTCACCAGCTTGGCACTAGCGCAAGCGCATCCTGAGCAGCTCAGCACGGTGATTGCGCACGAGCCACCGCTCGCGGAGCTGCTGGAAAATCATGAACAGATTTTGCGTGAAACCGACGCCACGATTGCCGCTTATCAATCCGAAGGCCTGCTTGCCGGCTGGAAGCTCTTCTTTGCCCACGCATCAATCGAGATGCCACCAGGCGCTCTCGAGTACATGTTTGGCGGCGAGCGCACCGCGCAGCAGATTTCTGACGACAATCACTTCTTCTTACACGAGATGAAACTCAGCACACATTGGCAACCCGGTATCGCTCGGCTGAGCTCGGTGCCGATCAATCTCATCATTGGGGTGGGAGATGACTCAGCGGGCCAGTTTTGTGACCGTACCTGCACTGCTCTCGCCAGCGCGCTGAACACCGAAGCAGTCC from Renibacterium salmoninarum ATCC 33209 includes:
- a CDS encoding Na+/H+ antiporter subunit D, encoding MNLTLASLTPLAIILPFLGAAVAFLLIRHPKAQQAVSIGVLTITLLLELSLLAQVWNGGTVAVNLGGWLPPWGVVLVVDQFSSLMLVVSSVVGLAVLIYATGQGAADGDAEGPVSIFHPTYLILMAGVSNAFLSGDLFNLYVGFEILLTASYVLMTLGGTGPRVRAGVTYVVVSVVSSLLFLIAIAMIYGATGAINMADLAVKLANLDQGTQTMLHLMLLIAFGIKAAVFPLSFWLPDSYPTAPAPVTAVFAGLLTKVGVYAMVRTETLLFPGDTLNDFLMVVALLTMVVGILGAIAQTDIKRLLSFTLVSHIGYMVFGLSISSKLGLGAAVYYVVHHITIQTSLFLVTGLIERRGGTTSIDRLGGLAKLSPILGVLFFIPAMNLAGIPPFSGFLGKLGLLQAGSALGTPLAWVLVGGSVAVSLLTLLAIARVWNRAFWRSPEEAENPEPVLLAGTDAEPGQIKTQSALKAQRKSLALPKMMVGPTAGLVGVGLLLTIFAGPLVELSDNAAREMLDRHSYVHAVLGDEGVKALDASRPELVNQGGKP
- a CDS encoding Na(+)/H(+) antiporter subunit C encodes the protein MTVNLTLLLVMGVLYAVGIYLLLERSLTRVLMGLMLLANGTNLLLLTTGGYAGLAPLFGKSVPAESYNDPLPQALILTSIVISFAITAFMLGIIYRTWVLARRDEVQDDDEDRKVANQPSFDAEEDVEIPLETTEFDVPISKQSSKSNKWGKKP
- a CDS encoding Na+/H+ antiporter subunit A codes for the protein MLTILTAHFVVALIAPFFFRWLGRNAFYVLAAVPAGSFIWLLAQYDAIEDGKPPMESFSWISDFGLNISFQLDDLAWLLSLLILGVGALVLAYCARYFKTDDGAFRAHGAGFGAQLLAFAGVMFGLVAADDLILLFIFWELTTVLSYLLIGYSRTRIAARRAALQALMVTTFGGLTMLVGIIMLGQAAGTYQISEILNHVPTGTLVDIGVFLILIGAVSKSALIPFHFWLPGAMAAPTPVSAYLHAAAMVKAGIFLIAMLAPAFAHTPFWQPTVIVLGLGTMLVGGWRALRQNDLKLILAYGTVSQLGFLTLVVGLGTPAGALAGMALLLAHGLFKATLFLVVGIIDHQTGTRDIRKLSGVFRASRVLGVIAAIGAASMAGVPLMAGFVAKEAVYQALINFENPWVVAGAVIGSMLTVAYSARFWWGGFARKSKGMATAFGKVSTEFLAAPAILAVLTVVAGIWFVPVQSWIEPYSNKFLTSGEKDPYLSLFSGFNLALWLSVLTLSVGALLFVFRERIERAQDKIYPLIDAEKGYRNIIGAIDDVAIWVTGRTQRGSLFFYLAVILSATVGVNIVAVLMSGRPFPEVYFFDPGSPAQLVAAVVIIIGAVAAARANKRFLAVLMVSVTGYGIALIFAFQGAPDLALTQMFVESIILVAFVLAMRSLPPELRDRTRGSHRFIRMLIGIAFGATMVVVALIALGARVDAPISLEFPKLAYDIGGGLNIVNVTLVDLRAWDTFGEISVLAIAATGVASLIFVRNRGDALPRAVTLETGSIGRRHHGSTDGARDVAALRLARKFATVGRDAWLVAGRTLAPERRSIIFEVITRLLFHSMIIFSVYLLLAGHNFPGGGFAGGLMAGLALTLRYLAGGRAELAEATPISAGALLGTGLGTAALSGIAPLFFGGQVFQTAIWSFSLPIFGDIKFVTSTVFDIGVYLIVVGLVLDVLRSLGAEIDEREEERRDDMVVAE
- a CDS encoding endonuclease domain-containing protein, whose translation is MLTASRGIRVPWGVQQDFASVVAPILKVTPRAVLCHGSAAKLWKLPIPGWVQSERQIHVAKLSPSSSILRAGVRAHRLRLRASEITDLYGLAVTSPARTWLDLAGLLSFAELVAMGDAMVCQYQRSFGPARTALCSTSDLAQIIENHKGARSIRLARLALDAIRVGADSPPETYLRLALVDSGTPEPEMGLVIFDSSGTEIAWPDLAYRQYRISIQYDGGHHLSVEQQARDARRDLETARAGWITIKVTREMTRDRGYPGVAQMIRRLLLERGWKRSA
- the dcd gene encoding dCTP deaminase, with product MLISDRDIRTQIDSGRIVLDPFEPSMVQPSSVDVRIDKLFRLFDNHKYAHIDPAEEQPELTRLVEVAADEPFILHPGEFVLGSTYEAVTLPDDVAARLEGKSSLGRLGLLTHSTAGFIDPGFSGHVTLELSNMATLPIKLWPGSKIGQLCFFQLSSPAEHPYGSGAYGNRYQGQRGPTASRSHQNFHRTEI
- the kynA gene encoding tryptophan 2,3-dioxygenase, whose amino-acid sequence is MSVEKNTRSLETGIETDFRDKMSYGGYLALDELLSAQHPVSSPEHHDEMLFIIQHQTSELWLKLVLHELRTVRSSLQQNDLRMAMKCIARIKHIQRSLTEQWSVLATLTPTEYTQFRGDLGASSGFHSYQYRAVEFLLGNKNAGMIKVFKADPAAEQLLSGLLGETSIYDEFIRLLARRGFDVPAALLDRDVSEAHVFSEDLVQLYRKIYENTEKYWDLYEACEELVDLEDNFQLWRFRHMKTVLRTIGMKTGTGGSSGVGFLQRALELTFFPELFAVRTEISQGAADAEDDRG
- a CDS encoding ArsR/SmtB family transcription factor, with protein sequence MATDQLSTVFQALADPTRRAILARLSDGDANVSELAEPFEISLPAISRHLKVLEAAGLISRGQTAQWRSAKLEPIALEEAFEWMAPYRQIWDTRLGRLEKHLKTVQEMQEEK
- a CDS encoding SRPBCC family protein; this encodes MDRSTVSVDAQTGGHQRLMMRGRADQGDWAGFECAVDRNFTDVVENELIVGTEEIFGPDGSALMNTRFEFHDAPENKTKLIIRQGPLTESLAGQNRYGWESSFTKLDVLLTAAA
- a CDS encoding alpha/beta fold hydrolase; translated protein: MSSSPNVPVKTHTLDVDGASLHYEVRGQGPLLALIGAPMDANAFTPMAELLAADHTVLTVDPRGVQHSTVQDANQDSTPEIRAEDLSQLITAVDAGPAIVFGSSGGAVTSLALAQAHPEQLSTVIAHEPPLAELLENHEQILRETDATIAAYQSEGLLAGWKLFFAHASIEMPPGALEYMFGGERTAQQISDDNHFFLHEMKLSTHWQPGIARLSSVPINLIIGVGDDSAGQFCDRTCTALASALNTEAVHFPGGHTGFVEDPAGFAVRLRSVLAEVRS